One Microlunatus soli genomic window carries:
- a CDS encoding putative quinol monooxygenase: protein MPMTALLDVHFAADHLVDGPALFTEILKDTRSFAGCLRADLLADIADPAHYVAYELWESEEHDLAYRAWRKGDGATNLRDVLDSDPVLTRFETAAQ from the coding sequence ATGCCGATGACCGCCCTGCTCGACGTGCACTTCGCTGCCGACCATCTGGTCGACGGGCCGGCGCTGTTCACCGAGATCCTCAAGGACACGCGGAGCTTCGCAGGTTGCCTGCGCGCCGATCTGCTCGCCGACATCGCCGATCCGGCGCACTACGTCGCCTACGAGCTCTGGGAGTCCGAGGAGCACGATCTCGCCTACCGTGCATGGCGAAAGGGCGACGGGGCGACGAACCTGCGCGACGTGCTGGACAGTGACCCGGTGCTCACGAGGTTCGAGACCGCCGCGCAGTGA
- a CDS encoding AfsR/SARP family transcriptional regulator, translating into MVLEFQLLGTMLINGEPARSVLPGTRAQQLLATLLQHPNRYVAFDTIADNLWDERPPKSAAANLRNHVGAVRRAIAATGLRSRVETRNGGYQIAISPQLLDTSRVDELLAEARHLVSVQQPQDALPLINEALALWRGSPFEDLPICSAWAPQIARWELLHTECLDLAVRLNLEFGDPWQAAGLVRGRLDTDPYDETAWCQLVRCCLAGGMVSQAVQSLADARQLLADDLGTEPGPELQELERQVRDDPTESGLTVVPMLTGGHERRADSPAQLPQDVADFSGRDDQLAETVALFNRRPEDRPAVLIVTGPPGVGKTAFVTHAAHQLRQAYPDGQIYLDLRGTSTPLSPAFAVTEVLAALGISNPSAELGRAAALLRSELANRRLLVVVDDAGSAEQLTPLLPGTGDSAVLVSSRRRLTEVTGAELLDLDVLSIDDAAEMVGRVAGIAEPSERLLLADACGCHPLAIRIAGGRLVRRPDLSVRALARRLSDPSRALNELTLGEIAFSSTAQLSCSTLGAAAARGFRTLGTLEVGEFSGLTVDVAAGDDGAEALLEQNLLRVDRSPDGRVSYLMHDLLRFHARRWADEIGEDVGGNVRAMLTSWLGVSGLAAAALPSSYFGPQPDLPPPDVDAGTLAEIRAAPDAWYDGERRRLDAMVASALRHDCADLASRLILAWSPYFDLRGHTSAWISGLEQVLAPTRAAGDDFGLGCILRDIGQVALYRDAPDEAADALAESLQRFVAVREWVGAGFASIGLVVADEMRGTVTDRTRRRCGEALDWFTRADHPAGIAAAHNALALVHLARGEYDRAMPVLERATAAAAASGDRHRQAQVLRRYAEVHARRGEIAAGERKLESALRIFLDLGDHRCAGYASTRLGRLKLASGDDTGARRQFREALAAGRRLADPAAQAEAWSAMAEAVQADSQAQAVGCLQRSIRAWQVADQQAKAAAVADRLAQLRASGHQVVPGLAPG; encoded by the coding sequence GTGGTACTCGAATTTCAGCTGCTCGGCACGATGTTGATCAACGGCGAGCCCGCTCGAAGCGTGCTGCCGGGGACCCGCGCCCAGCAACTGCTCGCCACCCTGCTGCAGCATCCGAACCGGTACGTCGCCTTCGACACGATCGCCGACAACCTCTGGGACGAACGCCCACCCAAATCGGCTGCGGCCAATCTGCGTAACCACGTCGGAGCGGTGCGACGGGCGATCGCCGCCACCGGATTGCGATCCCGGGTGGAGACCCGCAACGGTGGCTATCAGATCGCGATCAGTCCGCAGTTGTTGGACACCAGCCGGGTGGACGAATTGCTGGCCGAAGCCCGCCATCTGGTGTCGGTGCAGCAACCACAGGACGCCTTGCCGTTGATCAACGAGGCATTGGCGCTGTGGCGAGGATCGCCGTTCGAGGATCTGCCGATCTGCTCGGCCTGGGCTCCACAGATCGCGCGCTGGGAGCTGCTGCACACCGAATGCCTGGATCTGGCCGTACGGCTGAACCTCGAATTCGGCGATCCGTGGCAGGCTGCGGGGCTGGTTCGCGGTCGGCTGGACACCGACCCCTATGACGAGACCGCCTGGTGCCAGTTGGTGCGCTGCTGCCTGGCCGGCGGCATGGTCTCCCAGGCCGTCCAGTCACTGGCCGATGCCCGGCAGCTGCTGGCCGATGATCTGGGGACCGAACCCGGGCCCGAGTTGCAGGAGCTGGAACGCCAGGTCCGCGACGATCCCACCGAATCCGGCCTGACCGTCGTCCCGATGCTCACCGGCGGGCACGAGCGGCGGGCCGATTCGCCTGCTCAGCTGCCCCAGGACGTTGCCGACTTCAGCGGTCGCGACGACCAGCTGGCCGAGACCGTCGCGCTGTTCAACCGTCGGCCCGAGGACCGGCCGGCGGTGTTGATCGTCACCGGCCCACCCGGAGTCGGCAAGACGGCGTTCGTGACGCACGCGGCGCACCAGCTCCGCCAGGCCTATCCCGACGGGCAGATCTACCTCGACCTGCGTGGCACCAGTACACCGCTGTCGCCGGCGTTCGCGGTGACCGAGGTGCTCGCGGCGTTGGGCATCAGTAACCCGTCGGCGGAGTTGGGGCGGGCGGCGGCGTTGCTGCGGTCGGAACTGGCGAACCGGCGGCTGCTGGTGGTGGTCGACGACGCCGGCAGTGCCGAACAACTGACACCCCTGCTGCCCGGGACCGGCGATTCCGCGGTACTGGTCAGTTCGCGCCGGCGGCTGACCGAGGTGACCGGCGCCGAGCTGCTCGACCTCGACGTGCTCAGCATCGACGACGCAGCCGAGATGGTCGGTCGGGTGGCCGGGATCGCCGAGCCGTCCGAGCGGCTGCTGCTGGCGGATGCGTGCGGTTGCCATCCGTTGGCGATCCGGATCGCCGGTGGCCGGCTGGTCCGCCGTCCCGACCTGAGCGTACGGGCATTGGCGCGGCGGCTGTCCGATCCGAGTCGGGCGCTGAACGAGCTCACCCTCGGCGAGATCGCGTTCTCCTCCACCGCGCAGCTGAGCTGTTCGACCCTCGGTGCTGCCGCGGCACGCGGGTTTCGGACGCTGGGCACCCTGGAGGTCGGCGAGTTCAGCGGGCTGACTGTCGATGTCGCAGCCGGTGACGACGGCGCGGAGGCGTTGCTGGAACAGAATCTGCTGCGGGTCGACCGATCGCCCGACGGCCGGGTCAGCTATCTGATGCATGACCTGTTGCGTTTCCACGCCCGCCGGTGGGCCGACGAGATCGGTGAGGACGTCGGCGGCAACGTCCGGGCGATGCTGACCAGTTGGCTCGGGGTCAGCGGTCTGGCTGCCGCCGCCCTGCCATCCAGCTACTTCGGGCCGCAGCCCGACCTGCCGCCACCCGACGTCGACGCCGGGACGCTGGCCGAGATCCGCGCCGCGCCGGACGCCTGGTACGACGGTGAACGCCGCCGGCTGGATGCGATGGTCGCCTCGGCGCTTCGACACGACTGCGCCGATCTGGCCTCGCGGCTGATCCTGGCCTGGTCTCCGTACTTCGATCTGCGCGGCCACACCAGTGCCTGGATCTCCGGACTCGAACAGGTGCTGGCCCCGACCCGGGCCGCCGGCGACGACTTCGGCCTCGGTTGCATCCTGCGCGACATCGGCCAGGTGGCGTTGTATCGCGATGCTCCCGATGAGGCGGCCGATGCGCTGGCGGAGAGTCTGCAACGGTTCGTCGCCGTACGGGAGTGGGTCGGCGCCGGTTTCGCCTCGATCGGCCTGGTGGTCGCCGACGAGATGCGCGGTACGGTCACCGATCGGACCCGGCGGCGCTGCGGCGAGGCCCTGGACTGGTTCACCCGCGCCGACCATCCGGCCGGCATCGCCGCCGCGCACAACGCCTTGGCGCTGGTGCATCTGGCTCGCGGAGAGTACGACCGGGCGATGCCGGTGCTGGAGCGGGCCACCGCCGCTGCGGCCGCGTCCGGAGACCGCCACCGGCAGGCCCAGGTGCTGCGACGGTACGCCGAGGTGCATGCCCGCCGCGGCGAGATCGCTGCCGGTGAGCGCAAACTCGAGTCGGCGTTGCGGATCTTCCTGGACCTCGGCGACCACCGCTGCGCCGGCTACGCCAGTACCCGGCTCGGACGGTTGAAGCTGGCCAGCGGCGACGACACCGGTGCCCGGCGACAGTTCCGGGAGGCGTTGGCCGCCGGTCGCCGGTTGGCCGATCCGGCCGCTCAGGCCGAGGCCTGGTCGGCGATGGCCGAGGCGGTTCAGGCGGATTCGCAGGCTCAGGCGGTGGGCTGCCTGCAACGCAGCATCCGGGCCTGGCAGGTCGCCGATCAGCAGGCGAAGGCGGCCGCGGTTGCGGATCGGCTCGCGCAGCTGCGGGCATCGGGACACCAAGTCGTACCGGGGCTCGCTCCGGGCTGA
- a CDS encoding DUF1304 family protein, whose product MLAYCCVRPVGFDRRRRPSGEGKRSCSWRVWGAFNQGFYNLFLGIIALIGVGLVIGGQPEAGVALCLAGTGSMTAAALVLFVSSPRLRSSAIKQGTLPLLAVLGLIIALLI is encoded by the coding sequence ATCCTCGCCTATTGTTGCGTCCGTCCGGTCGGATTCGACCGAAGACGACGGCCGTCCGGCGAAGGGAAACGATCATGCTCGTGGCGGGTCTGGGGCGCGTTCAACCAGGGCTTCTACAACCTGTTCCTGGGGATCATCGCACTGATCGGCGTCGGGCTGGTGATCGGTGGCCAGCCGGAAGCCGGGGTGGCGCTCTGCCTGGCCGGCACCGGGTCGATGACCGCTGCCGCGCTCGTACTGTTCGTGTCCTCGCCGAGGCTGCGCAGCTCGGCGATCAAACAGGGCACGCTGCCGCTGCTGGCCGTGCTCGGGTTGATCATCGCGCTGCTGATCTGA
- a CDS encoding TetR/AcrR family transcriptional regulator, with the protein MRTVNPEVHAARRAEIVAAAAIEFAANGVEGTSTAAVCRRAGIGSGTLFHYFGTKQELFRAIFADDLPRITELSAAATAEADPDAGVQMITDHLIAEVADPLSPGLTSAALLQVNRDPQLAAVLTETDDLIRRALTALLRRSARKPGRSLPFRPAPTARWIQSVIDAAHLSESSNRRRTTSELRTIVGWLTGHHPL; encoded by the coding sequence ATGCGTACCGTCAACCCGGAAGTCCATGCCGCCCGGCGGGCGGAGATCGTCGCCGCTGCCGCGATCGAGTTCGCCGCCAACGGCGTTGAGGGCACCAGCACCGCTGCCGTCTGCCGTCGAGCAGGGATCGGATCCGGCACACTGTTCCACTACTTCGGCACCAAGCAGGAACTGTTCCGGGCGATCTTCGCCGACGACCTGCCCCGGATCACCGAGCTCAGTGCGGCCGCCACGGCCGAGGCCGATCCGGATGCCGGGGTGCAGATGATCACCGATCACCTGATCGCCGAGGTCGCCGACCCGCTGTCCCCCGGTCTGACATCGGCGGCCCTGCTCCAGGTCAACCGGGACCCGCAATTGGCAGCCGTACTGACCGAGACCGACGACCTGATCCGACGGGCGCTGACCGCACTGCTGCGGCGTTCGGCCCGCAAGCCGGGGCGGTCACTGCCGTTCCGTCCCGCCCCCACGGCCCGTTGGATCCAGTCGGTCATCGACGCCGCTCATCTGTCCGAGTCGAGCAACCGGCGTCGTACCACCTCCGAGCTGCGCACGATCGTCGGCTGGTTGACCGGCCACCATCCGCTCTGA
- the der gene encoding ribosome biogenesis GTPase Der: MTESVESGSIEFGLGDVDGTTVAPPPVVAVVGRPNVGKSTLVNRLIGRRAAVVQDTPGVTRDRVSYDAIWNGRQFVVVDTGGWAPDAQGMAAQIAEQAELAIGAADAVVFVVDTNVGILDDDEAVVRVLRRSKKPVLLVANKVDDQRAEAEAAAMWNLGLGEPHPVSALTGRGSGDLLDAILDILPEAPKEAVAEGGPRRVAIVGKPNVGKSSLLNKLAGGNRSVVDNASGTTVDPVDELVEVDGTLYNFIDTAGIRRKVKEAQGHEYYASLRTQGAIERAEVCIAVIDASEPLTEQDVRILTNVEESGRALLIAFNKWDLTDEERRRYLTREVERDLVQFGWAGAVNMSALTGRHVDRLGEAIEDALQGWETRVSTGKLNAFLGRLVAAHPHPVRGGKQSRILFGTQAASAPPTFILFTTGKLDPSYVRFVERRLREEFGFHGSPIHLSIRPREKRKKS, encoded by the coding sequence ATGACCGAATCAGTCGAGTCCGGCAGCATCGAATTCGGGCTCGGTGATGTCGACGGGACCACCGTCGCGCCACCGCCGGTGGTCGCCGTGGTCGGCCGGCCGAACGTCGGCAAGTCGACCCTGGTGAACCGGCTGATCGGCCGCCGCGCCGCCGTCGTCCAGGACACGCCGGGCGTGACCCGGGACCGGGTCTCCTACGACGCGATCTGGAACGGCCGGCAGTTCGTCGTCGTCGACACCGGCGGCTGGGCACCGGACGCGCAGGGGATGGCAGCCCAGATCGCCGAACAGGCCGAGCTGGCGATCGGGGCCGCCGACGCGGTGGTCTTCGTCGTCGACACGAATGTCGGCATCCTCGACGACGACGAAGCCGTGGTCCGGGTGCTCCGCCGCAGCAAGAAGCCGGTGCTGCTGGTGGCGAACAAGGTGGACGACCAGCGGGCCGAGGCCGAGGCCGCCGCGATGTGGAATCTGGGACTCGGCGAGCCGCATCCGGTGTCGGCGCTGACCGGCCGGGGCAGCGGTGACCTGCTGGATGCCATCCTGGATATCCTGCCGGAGGCGCCGAAGGAGGCCGTCGCCGAGGGCGGGCCGCGTCGGGTCGCGATCGTCGGCAAGCCGAACGTCGGCAAGTCCAGCCTGCTGAACAAACTGGCCGGCGGCAACCGTTCGGTGGTGGACAACGCGTCCGGCACCACCGTGGACCCGGTCGACGAGCTGGTCGAGGTGGACGGGACGCTCTACAACTTCATCGACACCGCCGGCATCCGGCGGAAGGTGAAGGAGGCGCAGGGGCATGAGTACTACGCCAGCCTGCGCACCCAGGGTGCGATCGAACGGGCCGAGGTCTGCATCGCGGTGATCGACGCCAGCGAGCCGCTCACCGAACAAGACGTCAGGATCCTGACAAATGTGGAGGAGTCCGGGCGGGCGCTGCTGATCGCGTTCAACAAGTGGGACCTGACCGACGAGGAACGGCGGCGTTATCTGACCCGCGAGGTCGAACGGGATCTGGTGCAGTTCGGCTGGGCCGGTGCGGTGAACATGTCCGCGCTGACCGGCCGGCACGTCGACCGACTCGGCGAGGCCATCGAGGATGCCTTGCAGGGTTGGGAAACCCGCGTCTCGACAGGGAAGCTGAACGCCTTCCTCGGCCGGCTGGTCGCCGCCCACCCGCATCCGGTTCGTGGCGGCAAGCAGTCAAGGATCCTGTTCGGCACCCAGGCCGCGTCGGCGCCGCCGACCTTCATCCTGTTCACCACCGGCAAGCTGGATCCCAGCTACGTCCGGTTCGTCGAACGTCGGCTGCGTGAGGAGTTCGGCTTCCACGGCAGCCCGATCCATCTGTCGATCCGGCCGCGAGAGAAGCGCAAGAAGTCCTGA
- a CDS encoding P1 family peptidase: MISSSRPTMYRARDLGVAPGDLAPGPLNAITDVPGVLVGQVTLIEGAAVRTGVTAVLPHGGNLFADKVAGAVHVGNGFGKTAGAIQVNELGCIETPIVLTNTLSVAAGIDGILDWTLAQPGNEEAVSINAIVGETNDSTLNDIRGRHVTAQHVVRAIREATGGPVAEGSVGAGTGTVAFGWKAGIGTSSRIVDGHTLGVLVQTNYGGSLRIDGVPIAPELVPEHDDRRTESGDGSCMIIVGTDAPVDTRTLDRIGARAIFAMARTGSSYSNGSGDIAIAFATGRDRTDRPIPAGPGTAAQQGSDPSPLFRATLDATEEAIYNSLFAATTITGSGGTTRRPIAVQSVRELLARNR; this comes from the coding sequence ATGATCAGTTCATCCCGGCCAACCATGTATCGGGCCCGTGATCTCGGTGTCGCCCCCGGTGATCTTGCTCCCGGCCCGCTGAACGCGATCACCGACGTGCCCGGGGTCCTCGTCGGGCAGGTCACGCTGATCGAGGGCGCCGCCGTCCGGACCGGGGTGACGGCGGTGCTTCCGCACGGCGGCAACCTGTTCGCCGACAAGGTCGCCGGCGCCGTCCATGTCGGCAACGGTTTCGGCAAGACCGCCGGCGCGATCCAGGTCAACGAACTCGGCTGCATCGAGACACCGATCGTGTTGACCAATACGTTGAGCGTCGCCGCGGGCATCGACGGCATCCTGGACTGGACGTTGGCCCAGCCGGGCAACGAGGAAGCGGTGTCGATCAACGCCATCGTCGGCGAGACCAACGACAGCACGCTGAACGACATCCGCGGCCGACACGTCACGGCCCAGCACGTCGTCCGGGCTATCCGGGAGGCAACCGGCGGACCCGTCGCCGAGGGGTCGGTCGGCGCCGGCACCGGGACGGTCGCGTTCGGCTGGAAGGCCGGCATCGGCACCTCGTCCCGGATCGTCGACGGACACACCCTCGGCGTCCTGGTGCAGACCAACTACGGCGGTTCGCTGCGGATCGACGGTGTGCCGATCGCTCCCGAACTGGTCCCGGAGCACGACGATCGGCGGACCGAGTCCGGAGATGGTTCCTGCATGATCATCGTCGGCACCGATGCACCGGTCGACACCCGGACCTTGGACCGGATCGGCGCCCGGGCGATCTTTGCGATGGCCCGCACCGGATCGTCCTACAGCAACGGCAGCGGCGACATCGCGATCGCCTTTGCCACCGGTCGTGACCGCACCGACCGACCGATCCCCGCAGGACCAGGCACAGCTGCACAGCAAGGCTCCGATCCGTCACCGCTGTTCCGGGCCACTCTGGACGCCACCGAGGAGGCGATCTACAACTCCTTGTTCGCGGCCACCACGATCACCGGTTCCGGCGGCACCACCAGGCGCCCGATCGCGGTGCAGTCGGTACGGGAGCTGCTCGCCCGGAACCGCTGA
- a CDS encoding NUDIX hydrolase → MYQWETSVVLIRNDQDEVLLVGQNYGLRFFGLPGGKIESDEDPADAAVRELREETGLTTATVTPIGSYELLYPRSGARYRAHAFRADEIWGEPTIDHPDEISSIGWYRADRLPEPLTPSARAVLSPDAPDVGLVQRHRRAR, encoded by the coding sequence ATGTACCAGTGGGAGACCAGCGTCGTCCTGATCCGCAACGATCAGGACGAGGTCCTGCTGGTCGGACAGAACTACGGCCTGCGGTTCTTCGGACTTCCCGGCGGGAAGATCGAGAGCGACGAAGATCCTGCGGACGCGGCGGTCCGGGAACTCCGCGAAGAGACCGGCCTGACCACGGCGACGGTCACACCGATCGGCAGCTACGAACTGCTGTATCCCCGGTCGGGTGCCCGCTATCGAGCGCACGCATTCCGAGCCGACGAGATCTGGGGTGAGCCGACGATCGATCATCCCGACGAGATCTCCTCGATCGGCTGGTATCGGGCCGACCGGCTACCCGAGCCGCTGACGCCGTCGGCCCGCGCCGTGCTGTCACCCGACGCCCCTGACGTCGGCCTCGTGCAGCGTCACCGACGGGCTCGGTGA